The proteins below come from a single Ailuropoda melanoleuca isolate Jingjing chromosome 1, ASM200744v2, whole genome shotgun sequence genomic window:
- the POFUT2 gene encoding GDP-fucose protein O-fucosyltransferase 2 isoform X3, with amino-acid sequence MAALSVVYLLLLGAASWPPASASGEEFWPGQSAADILSGAASRRRYLLYDVNPPEGFNLRRDVYIRVASLLKTLLKSEEWVLVLPPWGRLYHWQSPDIHQVRIPWSDFFDLPSLNRNIPVIEYEQFIAESGGPFIDQVYVLQSYVEGWKEGTWEEKVDERPCIDPLLYAPDKHEYYRGWFWGYEETRALNVSCLSVQGSASIMAPVLLRNTSARSVMLDRAENLLHDHYGGKEYWNVTLGSSLGGPYLAVHLRRKDFIWGHREDVPSLDGAVKKIRSLMKTHQLDKVFVATDAIRTEHETLKKLLPEMLRFEPTWEELELYRDGGVAIIDQWICAHARFFIGTSVSTFSFRIHEEREILGLDPRTTYNRFCGDREEACEQPTHWRVAY; translated from the exons ATGGCGGCGCTCAGTGTCGTGTATCTGCTGCTGCTCGGAGCGGCGTCCTGGCCGCCGGCCTCGGCCTCGGGCGAGGAGTTCTGGCCCGGCCAGTCGGCGGCCGACATCCTGTCGGGGGCGGCGTCCCGCAGACG gTACCTTCTGTATGACGTCAACCCCCCAGAGGGCTTCAACCTCCGCAGGGATGTGTACATTCGTGTGGCCTCCCTCCTGAAGACGCTGCTGAAGTCCGAGGAGTGGGTGCTGGTGCTGCCCCCATGGGGCCGCCTCTATCACTGGCAGAGCCCCGACATTCACCAGGTCCGGATTCCCTGGTCCGACTTTTTTGACCTTCCGAGTCTCAATAGAAACATCCCGGTCATTGAGTACGAACAGTTCATTGCAG AGTCCGGCGGGCCCTTCATTGACCAGGTTTATGTCCTGCAAAGTTACGTGGAAGGGTGGAAAGAGGGGACCTGGGAAGAGAAGGTCGACGAGCGGCCGTGCATCGACCCACTGCTGTACGCCCCGGACAAGCACGAGTACTACAG AGGATGGTTTTGGGGCTACGAAGAAACCAGAGCTTTAAACGTCTCCTGTTTGTCCGTTCAAGGATCGGCTTCCATCATGGCACCCGTGCTTCTGAGAAACACGTCAGCGAG GTCGGTGATGTTGGACAGAGCCGAGAACCTTCTGCACGACCACTATGGGGGGAAGGAGTACTGGAAC GTCACGCTGGGCTCCTCCCTGGGGGGCCCATACCTCGCGGTCCACCTGAGGAGAAAAGATTTCATCTGGGGCCACAGAGAGGACGTGCCCAGTTTGGACGGGGCTGTGAAGAAAATCCGCAGCCTCATGAAGACCCACCAGCTGGACAAGGTGTTCGTGGCCACGGACGCCATCAGGACGG AGCACGAGACGCTGAAGAAGCTGTTGCCCGAGATGCTGAGGTTCGAGCCCACGTGGGAGGAGCTGGAGCTGTACAGGGACGGCGGCGTGGCCATCATCGACCAGTGGATCTGCGCACATGCCAG GTTCTTCATCGGTACCTCGGTCTCCACGTTTTCTTTCCGGATCCACGAGGAGAGAGAGATCCTCGGGCTCGACCCCCGGACAACGTACAACCGCTTCTGCGGGGACCGGGAGGAAGCGTGCGAGCAGCCCACACACTGGAGGGTCGCCTACTGA
- the POFUT2 gene encoding GDP-fucose protein O-fucosyltransferase 2 isoform X1, which translates to MAALSVVYLLLLGAASWPPASASGEEFWPGQSAADILSGAASRRRYLLYDVNPPEGFNLRRDVYIRVASLLKTLLKSEEWVLVLPPWGRLYHWQSPDIHQVRIPWSDFFDLPSLNRNIPVIEYEQFIAESGGPFIDQVYVLQSYVEGWKEGTWEEKVDERPCIDPLLYAPDKHEYYRIGFHHGTRASEKHVSEVGDVGQSREPSARPLWGEGVLERHAGLLPGGPIPRGPPEEKRFHLGPQRGRAQFGRGCEENPQPHEDPPAGQGVRGHGRHQDGARDAEEAVARDAEVRAHVGGAGAVQGRRRGHHRPVDLRTCQVLHRYLGLHVFFPDPRGERDPRARPPDNVQPLLRGPGGSVRAAHTLEGRLLSPPAPRGPRALDTARTDSWSPSEHTCGLGVTSAPGSGQSRPTVTLQGHGRSPRHVSHGVCAFLVFPPASAVRDSGYVSLLPV; encoded by the exons ATGGCGGCGCTCAGTGTCGTGTATCTGCTGCTGCTCGGAGCGGCGTCCTGGCCGCCGGCCTCGGCCTCGGGCGAGGAGTTCTGGCCCGGCCAGTCGGCGGCCGACATCCTGTCGGGGGCGGCGTCCCGCAGACG gTACCTTCTGTATGACGTCAACCCCCCAGAGGGCTTCAACCTCCGCAGGGATGTGTACATTCGTGTGGCCTCCCTCCTGAAGACGCTGCTGAAGTCCGAGGAGTGGGTGCTGGTGCTGCCCCCATGGGGCCGCCTCTATCACTGGCAGAGCCCCGACATTCACCAGGTCCGGATTCCCTGGTCCGACTTTTTTGACCTTCCGAGTCTCAATAGAAACATCCCGGTCATTGAGTACGAACAGTTCATTGCAG AGTCCGGCGGGCCCTTCATTGACCAGGTTTATGTCCTGCAAAGTTACGTGGAAGGGTGGAAAGAGGGGACCTGGGAAGAGAAGGTCGACGAGCGGCCGTGCATCGACCCACTGCTGTACGCCCCGGACAAGCACGAGTACTACAG GATCGGCTTCCATCATGGCACCCGTGCTTCTGAGAAACACGTCAGCGAG GTCGGTGATGTTGGACAGAGCCGAGAACCTTCTGCACGACCACTATGGGGGGAAGGAGTACTGGAAC GTCACGCTGGGCTCCTCCCTGGGGGGCCCATACCTCGCGGTCCACCTGAGGAGAAAAGATTTCATCTGGGGCCACAGAGAGGACGTGCCCAGTTTGGACGGGGCTGTGAAGAAAATCCGCAGCCTCATGAAGACCCACCAGCTGGACAAGGTGTTCGTGGCCACGGACGCCATCAGGACGG AGCACGAGACGCTGAAGAAGCTGTTGCCCGAGATGCTGAGGTTCGAGCCCACGTGGGAGGAGCTGGAGCTGTACAGGGACGGCGGCGTGGCCATCATCGACCAGTGGATCTGCGCACATGCCAG GTTCTTCATCGGTACCTCGGTCTCCACGTTTTCTTTCCGGATCCACGAGGAGAGAGAGATCCTCGGGCTCGACCCCCGGACAACGTACAACCGCTTCTGCGGGGACCGGGAGGAAGCGTGCGAGCAGCCCACACACTGGAGGGTCGCCTACTGAGCCCGCCGGCCCCTCGTGGGCCCCGCGCCCTGGACACCGCGCGCACGGACTCTTGGTCTCCCTCTGAGCACACGTGTGGCCTCGGGGTCACGTCTGCCCCAGGCAGCGGGCAGAGCCGCCCCACTGTCACCCTTCAGGGTCACGGTCGCAGCCCCCGGCACGTGAGCCACGGTGTGTGTGCGTTCTTGGTGTTTCCCCCGGCGTCGGCTGTTCGGGACTCTGGTTACGTGTCTCTGCTGCCGGTGTGA
- the POFUT2 gene encoding GDP-fucose protein O-fucosyltransferase 2 isoform X4 translates to MAALSVVYLLLLGAASWPPASASGEEFWPGQSAADILSGAASRRRYLLYDVNPPEGFNLRRDVYIRVASLLKTLLKSEEWVLVLPPWGRLYHWQSPDIHQVRIPWSDFFDLPSLNRNIPVIEYEQFIAESGGPFIDQVYVLQSYVEGWKEGTWEEKVDERPCIDPLLYAPDKHEYYRGWFWGYEETRALNVSCLSVQGSASIMAPVLLRNTSARSVMLDRAENLLHDHYGGKEYWNVSARWRLLRVPTARLAPACDEFRSKYLNSTDEADRIPFEEDWTKMKVTLGSSLGGPYLAVHLRRKDFIWGHREDVPSLDGAVKKIRSLMKTHQLDKVFVATDAIRTEHETLKKLLPEMLRFEPTWEELELYRDGGVAIIDQWICAHARFFIGTSVSTFSFRIHEEREILGLDPRTTYNRFCGDREEACEQPTHWRVAY, encoded by the exons ATGGCGGCGCTCAGTGTCGTGTATCTGCTGCTGCTCGGAGCGGCGTCCTGGCCGCCGGCCTCGGCCTCGGGCGAGGAGTTCTGGCCCGGCCAGTCGGCGGCCGACATCCTGTCGGGGGCGGCGTCCCGCAGACG gTACCTTCTGTATGACGTCAACCCCCCAGAGGGCTTCAACCTCCGCAGGGATGTGTACATTCGTGTGGCCTCCCTCCTGAAGACGCTGCTGAAGTCCGAGGAGTGGGTGCTGGTGCTGCCCCCATGGGGCCGCCTCTATCACTGGCAGAGCCCCGACATTCACCAGGTCCGGATTCCCTGGTCCGACTTTTTTGACCTTCCGAGTCTCAATAGAAACATCCCGGTCATTGAGTACGAACAGTTCATTGCAG AGTCCGGCGGGCCCTTCATTGACCAGGTTTATGTCCTGCAAAGTTACGTGGAAGGGTGGAAAGAGGGGACCTGGGAAGAGAAGGTCGACGAGCGGCCGTGCATCGACCCACTGCTGTACGCCCCGGACAAGCACGAGTACTACAG AGGATGGTTTTGGGGCTACGAAGAAACCAGAGCTTTAAACGTCTCCTGTTTGTCCGTTCAAGGATCGGCTTCCATCATGGCACCCGTGCTTCTGAGAAACACGTCAGCGAG GTCGGTGATGTTGGACAGAGCCGAGAACCTTCTGCACGACCACTATGGGGGGAAGGAGTACTGGAACGTGAGTGCCCGCTGGCGCCTCCTGCGGGTCCCCACTGCGCGTCT GGCGCCTGCTTGCGATGAGTTCAGAAGCAAGTACCTGAACTCCACGGACGAGGCCGACAGGATCCCCTTCGAGGAGGACTGGACTAAGATGAAG GTCACGCTGGGCTCCTCCCTGGGGGGCCCATACCTCGCGGTCCACCTGAGGAGAAAAGATTTCATCTGGGGCCACAGAGAGGACGTGCCCAGTTTGGACGGGGCTGTGAAGAAAATCCGCAGCCTCATGAAGACCCACCAGCTGGACAAGGTGTTCGTGGCCACGGACGCCATCAGGACGG AGCACGAGACGCTGAAGAAGCTGTTGCCCGAGATGCTGAGGTTCGAGCCCACGTGGGAGGAGCTGGAGCTGTACAGGGACGGCGGCGTGGCCATCATCGACCAGTGGATCTGCGCACATGCCAG GTTCTTCATCGGTACCTCGGTCTCCACGTTTTCTTTCCGGATCCACGAGGAGAGAGAGATCCTCGGGCTCGACCCCCGGACAACGTACAACCGCTTCTGCGGGGACCGGGAGGAAGCGTGCGAGCAGCCCACACACTGGAGGGTCGCCTACTGA